From the Pseudomonas syringae KCTC 12500 genome, the window GTCAGCACCCTGAGCAGCAGCATGTTCGAAGGCGTCGACAAGCTCGAAGTCGGCATGCAGTTTCACGCTTCTGGTCCGGATGGCGGCATGCAGATCGTGACCATCCGTGATCTGGAAGGCGACGATGTTACCGTTGACGGCAACCATCCGCTCGCGGGTCAGCGCCTGAACTTCGACGTGAAGGTTGTGGCCATCCGTGATGCCAGTGAAGAAGAAATGGCTCACGGCCATGTTCACGGTGAAGGCGGTCATCAACACTGATTTGTGCTGCTAAGCTCAGGCACTGAAAAGGCGCCCTGGCTGTTCTGCGATGACGACTTTCGTTACGCGTGCGGTCACGGTGCCTTTTTTCGGGTTATAGCCTGGGGCGACTTGTTTCAAAAGGGGTTCTCATGAGTGCTTTTCACGACATCAAATTGAAAGCGCTGGGTGGCCAGGAACTGCCGCTGGCGAATTTCAGGAACAAAGTGGTTCTGGTGGTCAACGTCGCGTCCAAATGCGGGCTCACACCGCAGTACGCAGCACTTGAAAACCTCTATCAGCAGTACAAGGACAAGGGCCTTGAGATACTGGGGCTGCCGTGCAACCAGTTTGCCGGGCAGGAACCGGGTACCGAGCAAGAGATCGCCGAGTTTTGCCAACTCAACTACGGCGTGACGTTTACGCTGGGTGAAAAACTCGACGTCAACGGCCCTAACCGTCACTCGCTTTACCGTTTGCTCGCGGGCGAGGGTGCCGAGTTTCCCGGGGATATCACCTGGAACTTCGAAAAGTTTCTGGTCGGCAAGAACGGTGGTGTAAGCGCACGTTTTTCTCCGCGTACCACTCCGGATGATCCTGCCGTGATCCAGGCCATTGAAAAGGCCCTGGCGCAAAGCTGATCATGTGGCCGGGGTAGCATTTTGCGTTCGCCCGGCTTTCTTGCGCGCTCGTCGCTTCTGAACTCAGATCAGCCAGATCAATAGTACTGGGCCACCGCTGACGCCCGGCGATATTCTGCGCGCCTGATGGCAATCGACCATTTCACAGGAGTTGCGCATGTCGGCAGAAGCCTTGTTCACGCCTTTCCGTCTGGGCAGCCTGGAGCTGTCATCGCGTGTGGTCATGGCTCCCATGACCCGCTCGTTCTCGCCAGGGCACGTGCCCAACTCGAAGGTCGTCGAATACTACCGGCGG encodes:
- a CDS encoding FKBP-type peptidyl-prolyl cis-trans isomerase translates to MPIAANKAVSIDYTLTNDAGEVIDSSAGAAPLVYLHGAGNIIPGLEKALEGKEVGDQLNVAVEPEDAYGEYSAELVSTLSSSMFEGVDKLEVGMQFHASGPDGGMQIVTIRDLEGDDVTVDGNHPLAGQRLNFDVKVVAIRDASEEEMAHGHVHGEGGHQH
- a CDS encoding glutathione peroxidase, whose product is MSAFHDIKLKALGGQELPLANFRNKVVLVVNVASKCGLTPQYAALENLYQQYKDKGLEILGLPCNQFAGQEPGTEQEIAEFCQLNYGVTFTLGEKLDVNGPNRHSLYRLLAGEGAEFPGDITWNFEKFLVGKNGGVSARFSPRTTPDDPAVIQAIEKALAQS